One stretch of Oceanipulchritudo coccoides DNA includes these proteins:
- a CDS encoding polysaccharide biosynthesis/export family protein, with protein sequence MKRLEYTVLSRVVLTFLLFLITTGGIAQTAATPLPGIDERGAKFYKLRPGDTVQITVFNEPDLSVLQELDPNGVLIVPLLGRTDLGGLTLREAETRLEETYISEEYLIDPQVTVSVAEFAEQVFYIFGEVNQPGAKKFPRGKQSLDILEAITMAGDLSQYAKRSEIVVRRPIKGSDREEKIIVDLEKVIRGSKRGNEDLITIFPEDIIFVPERMF encoded by the coding sequence ATGAAAAGATTAGAATATACTGTCTTGAGCCGTGTTGTGCTCACATTTTTACTGTTCCTGATTACTACTGGAGGGATTGCTCAAACTGCGGCAACACCCCTTCCGGGAATTGATGAACGAGGAGCCAAGTTTTATAAATTGCGTCCGGGTGATACGGTCCAAATCACCGTCTTCAATGAGCCGGACCTGAGCGTTCTACAAGAGCTCGATCCAAATGGTGTTCTGATTGTTCCTCTCCTTGGAAGAACTGATCTTGGGGGCCTTACTTTGCGGGAAGCCGAAACTCGGCTTGAGGAAACCTATATAAGTGAGGAGTATTTGATAGACCCACAGGTCACGGTCTCAGTTGCTGAGTTTGCAGAACAAGTGTTCTACATTTTTGGTGAAGTGAACCAACCGGGGGCAAAAAAATTCCCCCGTGGCAAGCAATCCCTGGATATCCTGGAGGCTATCACAATGGCTGGGGATTTATCACAATACGCCAAGCGGTCGGAAATTGTCGTGCGCCGACCGATTAAGGGATCGGACAGGGAAGAGAAGATAATAGTGGACCTGGAAAAGGTCATCCGCGGCAGCAAACGTGGCAATGAGGATCTCATTACAATTTTTCCTGAAGACATAATTTTCGTCCCGGAACGGATGTTTTAA
- a CDS encoding fibronectin type III domain-containing protein, whose translation MKSSTSNHTVSRSIFAGSITALFLGLAILSQQAPAPLSTEPAAPINPVLEIVDVEKVSVKASPESAVASPTLSFAEARSLRFDSHEFDLGSVIEWRARKDSTVEGILVFEELGPVYFEAERTQGSDWEIRESAILGEFVVLNESLPLNKWQSAGYIDSGYVEIVESNRLVTSVRFRASNLDDQLLAQSIIGASIDEGLFEMNTLVFPVAAPNDPNYAGSYTLNKLELEPVWDAYGFSPEAQLGRRPIIAVVDNGASDTSTDLHIWINEDEIPGNGKDDDGNGFVDDVSGWNFVYNSNDLSFAGGHGSTVSRIAASITNNGVGTASPASSASLMRVMYYETNAGSHYDVIDSMIYAVDNGADVVNCSFIATSSSMFSYVITEAAKVDCIIVAAAGNNKRDLSEYPLYPVCLTAPNLIGVGASDASDVRAASNFSSIYLDLFAPASVTSYSTPLVSSTVALLRAIKPEATAGEITSAIVAGVDVVPSLDGLCISNGRLNVSGAVEALLGEPLSNTDPQDPTPGLPSLNIASVSTNSIGLEWSVSGSVDAFELEVSESGVAFSALEPTSVLQGSERSVLVENLPQETSYKFRIRSLKGALASSWKESGIVTTLAPAPTAPEAPSISLDEVGVGSVSLSWNTSQSVDGFELQASEAGSPYASISGASSFGGSERSVSLTGLGEGVDYRFRIRAVLDGVTSNWKNSPLATTLISSPVAPSAPEIAISGVGVGTIDLSWSASESVDSFEVQMSEAGGAYVALSGGGVFASNETSVQLVGLGEGVDYRFRIRAERGGLTSTWKVSSLATTLVPAPVAPSAPEIAISGVGVGTIDLSWSASESVDSFAVQMSEAGGAYVALSGGGVFASNETSVQLVGLSEGVDYRFRIRAERGGLTSTWKVSALATTLVPAPVAPSVPEIAISGVGVGTIDLSWSASESVDSFEVQMSEAGGAYVALSGGGVFASNETSVQLVGLGEGVDYRFRIRAERSGLTSTWKVSSLATTLVSGPVDVEPPMPFINIESVGAGTVTLSWSVSEGVDAFDLEASVSGQKYAPLPGVSQFSGSATGVQLTGLGQGLSYRFRIRAVRGDLTSMWKKSKLATTTEASQGILVVPSISVDSVGIGTVDLSWNTSDTVDGFELQMSKSGAEFADVELTDPLTGTESGVQLLGLEEGVNYAFRIRSVKEGVSSDWGLSSTVKTLAPAPEAPASPTIAATLIETTTVNLSWSSSESVDGFELQISESGAAYEDLQAGLVLNQNDTSLLVQDLVESVEYQFRIRSVRNGLFSGWTESGLVFTESIPWPRAEHNWKFNNGAEPIAYDSGSMALDIELSAQSGTNWGDGVGALQTGLEFSGSHKGVEVPDSNAINLTNQKSLTLSLWVKIASNSSKKTSVVYEQGGFWRGLNLIVDEGWLFASGWNRPVKESDWAGTTLKGGELPVGQWSHIVLVLDAAETVQENGLTLYVNGQPVASGPASMLWANMEKTGIGQVQGGTVYRSREVRRLDPFSGSIDDLNIWCCALTPEEINNLYESVSAN comes from the coding sequence ATGAAAAGCAGCACATCCAACCACACTGTTTCACGCAGCATCTTTGCCGGATCGATCACGGCTCTGTTCCTGGGCCTTGCGATTCTCTCTCAGCAAGCACCTGCGCCGCTATCCACTGAACCCGCAGCTCCGATCAATCCAGTACTGGAGATTGTGGATGTTGAAAAGGTATCGGTTAAAGCTAGCCCGGAGTCAGCAGTGGCTTCTCCTACACTCTCCTTTGCCGAAGCTCGGAGCCTCCGCTTCGATTCGCATGAATTTGATTTAGGATCGGTAATCGAATGGCGCGCCCGGAAAGATTCCACTGTTGAGGGGATTCTAGTCTTTGAAGAACTCGGGCCGGTTTATTTTGAAGCGGAACGGACGCAGGGATCTGATTGGGAAATTCGGGAATCCGCCATTCTGGGGGAATTTGTTGTTTTGAATGAATCGTTGCCTCTGAATAAGTGGCAGTCTGCTGGTTATATTGATAGCGGATATGTCGAGATCGTTGAGTCCAACCGGCTGGTCACAAGCGTTCGTTTCCGTGCGAGCAACTTGGACGACCAGCTCCTCGCACAAAGCATTATCGGCGCTTCCATAGATGAGGGATTGTTTGAAATGAACACCCTCGTCTTTCCGGTAGCGGCACCCAATGACCCAAACTACGCCGGTTCTTACACCTTGAACAAGCTTGAGCTTGAACCCGTATGGGATGCTTATGGGTTTTCCCCAGAGGCCCAATTGGGTCGCCGTCCAATCATCGCGGTAGTGGATAATGGGGCATCGGATACAAGCACAGATCTGCATATTTGGATCAACGAGGATGAAATTCCAGGTAACGGAAAAGACGATGACGGAAATGGCTTTGTGGACGATGTCAGTGGCTGGAATTTTGTCTACAATTCAAACGACCTGAGTTTTGCAGGCGGGCATGGTAGCACGGTTTCCCGGATTGCTGCCAGCATCACGAATAATGGCGTTGGAACAGCAAGCCCCGCGAGTTCGGCTTCCCTGATGCGCGTGATGTACTATGAGACAAATGCCGGCTCCCACTACGATGTGATCGACTCAATGATATATGCCGTGGACAACGGGGCAGACGTCGTGAATTGCAGTTTTATTGCCACAAGTTCCTCGATGTTTTCCTACGTCATTACTGAAGCCGCAAAAGTTGACTGTATCATCGTTGCTGCTGCAGGAAACAACAAGCGTGACCTCAGTGAATACCCGCTGTATCCAGTTTGCTTGACTGCTCCCAACTTGATTGGGGTTGGCGCAAGCGATGCATCGGACGTGAGGGCCGCCTCCAATTTCAGTTCAATCTATTTGGACCTTTTTGCACCCGCGAGTGTGACTTCCTATTCCACACCACTTGTGAGCTCAACAGTCGCCTTGTTGCGGGCCATCAAGCCTGAAGCAACCGCTGGAGAAATTACCTCTGCGATTGTTGCGGGTGTGGATGTTGTCCCAAGTCTCGACGGCCTATGCATTTCCAACGGCCGGCTGAATGTGAGCGGTGCCGTTGAAGCGCTTTTGGGAGAACCACTCTCAAACACAGACCCCCAAGACCCAACCCCTGGTCTTCCATCCCTCAATATCGCTTCCGTAAGCACCAACAGTATCGGGCTTGAATGGAGTGTTTCAGGATCAGTGGACGCCTTTGAACTAGAAGTCAGCGAGTCTGGCGTTGCCTTTTCCGCCCTTGAACCCACCTCTGTTTTGCAGGGATCCGAGAGAAGTGTGCTTGTTGAGAACCTGCCTCAGGAGACCAGTTACAAGTTCCGGATCCGGTCCTTGAAAGGGGCCCTGGCTTCCTCATGGAAAGAGAGCGGGATTGTCACCACTCTGGCCCCTGCGCCAACTGCGCCTGAGGCACCTTCTATTTCATTGGACGAGGTTGGGGTCGGCTCAGTCAGCCTTAGCTGGAATACTTCCCAGTCCGTTGATGGATTTGAACTTCAAGCGAGTGAGGCAGGATCTCCCTACGCATCCATTTCCGGTGCTTCTTCCTTTGGGGGTTCAGAAAGAAGCGTTAGCCTCACGGGTCTTGGTGAGGGCGTAGACTATCGTTTTCGTATCCGGGCTGTTCTTGATGGCGTGACTTCCAATTGGAAAAACAGTCCTCTCGCGACAACTTTAATTTCATCTCCTGTTGCCCCATCAGCTCCCGAAATTGCAATTTCCGGAGTAGGGGTGGGCACGATTGACCTTTCCTGGAGCGCTTCCGAGAGCGTCGACAGTTTTGAGGTACAAATGAGCGAAGCCGGTGGCGCCTACGTGGCCCTGAGCGGCGGCGGAGTATTTGCTTCAAATGAAACCAGTGTACAACTGGTGGGCCTTGGCGAGGGAGTGGATTACCGCTTCCGGATCCGCGCTGAACGCGGCGGTCTCACCTCGACTTGGAAGGTGAGTTCTTTGGCAACGACTTTGGTTCCAGCGCCCGTCGCTCCATCAGCTCCCGAAATTGCAATTTCCGGAGTAGGGGTGGGCACGATTGACCTTTCCTGGAGCGCTTCTGAAAGTGTCGACAGTTTTGCGGTACAAATGAGCGAAGCCGGTGGCGCCTACGTGGCCCTGAGCGGTGGTGGAGTATTTGCTTCAAATGAAACCAGTGTACAATTGGTGGGCCTTAGCGAGGGAGTGGATTACCGCTTCCGGATCCGCGCTGAACGCGGCGGTCTCACCTCGACCTGGAAGGTGAGTGCCTTGGCAACGACTTTGGTTCCAGCGCCCGTCGCTCCATCAGTTCCCGAAATTGCAATTTCCGGAGTAGGGGTAGGCACGATTGACCTTTCCTGGAGCGCTTCCGAAAGTGTCGACAGTTTTGAGGTACAAATGAGCGAAGCCGGTGGCGCCTACGTGGCCCTGAGCGGTGGTGGAGTATTTGCTTCAAATGAAACCAGTGTACAATTGGTGGGCCTTGGCGAGGGAGTGGATTACCGCTTCCGGATCCGCGCTGAACGCAGCGGCCTCACCTCGACCTGGAAGGTGAGTTCCTTGGCAACGACTTTGGTTTCAGGACCAGTCGACGTGGAACCTCCGATGCCTTTCATCAATATCGAAAGCGTTGGCGCTGGGACTGTGACCCTCAGCTGGTCTGTTTCCGAGGGTGTTGATGCATTTGATCTTGAGGCAAGTGTCTCCGGCCAAAAGTACGCTCCATTGCCCGGCGTATCCCAATTCTCGGGTAGCGCAACCGGTGTACAGTTGACCGGACTCGGTCAGGGGCTGAGCTACCGTTTCCGAATACGCGCAGTCCGCGGCGACCTCACTTCAATGTGGAAAAAGAGCAAGCTTGCAACCACCACTGAGGCCTCTCAGGGCATTCTCGTCGTACCTTCCATTAGCGTCGATTCAGTCGGCATCGGCACTGTAGATCTTTCATGGAACACAAGTGACACGGTTGACGGCTTCGAGCTGCAAATGAGCAAGTCCGGAGCGGAATTTGCTGATGTTGAACTCACCGATCCGCTTACTGGCACCGAGTCAGGTGTCCAGTTGCTCGGACTTGAAGAAGGTGTCAACTACGCCTTCAGAATACGTTCTGTTAAGGAAGGAGTTAGCTCAGACTGGGGATTATCCAGCACCGTGAAAACCCTGGCTCCCGCCCCTGAGGCCCCAGCTTCCCCGACAATTGCCGCTACTCTGATTGAAACAACCACCGTGAACCTGTCCTGGAGCAGCAGCGAATCAGTGGATGGCTTCGAATTGCAAATCAGCGAATCAGGAGCTGCTTATGAAGACTTGCAGGCTGGCCTGGTATTGAACCAGAACGACACGTCCCTGCTTGTTCAGGATTTGGTTGAATCCGTGGAATACCAGTTCCGTATTCGCTCTGTAAGGAACGGATTGTTCTCAGGTTGGACCGAGAGTGGTTTGGTCTTTACGGAGTCTATTCCTTGGCCAAGGGCTGAGCACAATTGGAAATTCAACAATGGGGCAGAACCGATTGCCTATGATTCCGGCTCAATGGCTTTGGATATCGAGTTGAGCGCACAATCTGGTACCAACTGGGGCGATGGTGTCGGTGCCTTGCAGACCGGTTTGGAATTCTCCGGCTCTCATAAGGGCGTCGAAGTACCTGATTCCAATGCGATAAACCTGACCAACCAGAAGAGTCTCACACTCTCTCTGTGGGTCAAAATTGCCAGTAATTCCTCCAAAAAGACATCCGTAGTCTATGAGCAAGGTGGCTTCTGGCGTGGGTTGAATTTGATTGTCGATGAAGGTTGGCTCTTTGCCAGTGGCTGGAATCGTCCCGTCAAGGAATCTGACTGGGCCGGGACGACCCTCAAGGGCGGTGAGCTCCCGGTCGGCCAATGGTCCCATATTGTTCTGGTTCTGGATGCCGCTGAGACGGTGCAGGAGAACGGCCTGACACTTTATGTGAATGGTCAACCTGTTGCCTCGGGCCCTGCTTCGATGCTCTGGGCAAACATGGAAAAGACGGGTATTGGCCAGGTTCAGGGCGGAACAGTATACCGCAGCCGGGAAGTGCGCCGCTTGGATCCCTTCTCCGGATCAATCGACGATTTAAATATCTGGTGCTGTGCCCTGACTCCGGAAGAAATCAACAATCTTTATGAATCCGTTTCCGCGAATTAA
- a CDS encoding PEP-CTERM sorting domain-containing protein, translated as MRKLLKLAVCAGIVSPFCASAQLITVNEPSTSGSFNALISLMAADGAALHVGNGEANATAFTQLYWDVSASAWEVGSLSTDIEDFNFQLRNTNVQYFVQTGPTVDVGFVSNENWDLDELFINAYAVGDLGNSDPRVSLFDYSSKPGSTATDVPGDTAELVLADGVSAPVILEFEHINQTVSPLGPLYQSNEIRFNMFQGVNVDAQGAVVSYIKNEWLFGINDKNTDFDGDGDDGYFYFSGDIRPVPEPSQIAALSLLGLGAFLFVRRRLMKRGK; from the coding sequence TCGGCACAGTTGATTACTGTCAATGAACCCTCAACGAGTGGTTCATTCAATGCCCTCATTTCGCTTATGGCGGCGGATGGAGCAGCCCTCCACGTCGGCAATGGCGAAGCAAATGCGACTGCCTTCACTCAACTCTACTGGGATGTCAGTGCATCGGCCTGGGAGGTCGGAAGCCTGTCCACAGATATTGAGGACTTCAACTTCCAGTTGAGAAACACGAATGTGCAGTATTTTGTTCAAACGGGTCCGACCGTGGACGTTGGATTTGTTTCCAATGAAAATTGGGACCTGGATGAGCTATTCATTAACGCTTATGCTGTTGGCGACCTCGGGAACTCAGATCCCCGCGTGAGCCTGTTTGACTACAGCAGCAAACCGGGATCAACGGCAACGGATGTTCCCGGTGACACGGCTGAACTCGTGCTTGCTGATGGCGTCAGTGCTCCTGTCATTCTGGAGTTCGAACACATCAACCAAACGGTTAGTCCTCTGGGTCCGCTGTACCAATCAAACGAAATCCGTTTCAACATGTTCCAAGGCGTTAATGTCGACGCACAAGGGGCTGTTGTCAGCTACATCAAGAATGAGTGGCTGTTTGGCATTAATGACAAGAACACCGACTTTGATGGGGACGGGGACGATGGATATTTCTACTTTAGCGGAGATATCCGGCCTGTTCCAGAGCCGTCACAAATTGCCGCTCTCAGCCTCCTCGGACTGGGTGCCTTTCTGTTTGTGCGCCGCCGCCTGATGAAACGCGGCAAGTAG